From a region of the Qipengyuania spongiae genome:
- a CDS encoding methyltransferase family protein has translation MGGATATMTGTGGKPRSDVSALTGLVGVAGLLVWIAICRSWPHIASSLDIPGPRERMVGPSAALMGLVFASGPMVLWSVLVEKVHRNPTTGIDWSLKHRRKRDRSVTWTKIGALWITWAIIAALYCLGRWYWTDNYAFALDVLATAIAPMVALSVPYVMWLDRVMIEPRDHSWHFGAMLMGQLGWDPEQVKKHWRAWIIKGFFGAFMLSIVPGGFAHVVNADVMTIAGNPVALGVMTIELLFLIDVQIGTVGYLVTMRPLDAHIRSGNPFVAGWVAALVCYPPFVWGIIGNGLVFNYEQNTRDWGYWFSGHETLLWVWAGWLVVLTGIYAWATVAFGIRFSNLTYRGVITNGPYAFTRHPAYLSKNLFWWCSVLPFLVTSGSYVEMIRNSFFLLLVNGIYFWRAKTEEAHLLLEDARYREYHAWMGRHGLITAPLERLYRAVLPQPAPASEPIG, from the coding sequence ATGGGCGGGGCGACGGCGACGATGACGGGAACTGGCGGCAAGCCGCGAAGCGACGTTTCGGCGCTGACCGGGCTGGTGGGCGTTGCCGGCCTGCTGGTCTGGATCGCGATCTGCCGGTCCTGGCCGCATATCGCCTCCTCGCTGGACATTCCCGGCCCGCGTGAGCGGATGGTTGGGCCGAGCGCCGCGCTGATGGGTCTTGTTTTCGCCAGCGGCCCGATGGTGCTCTGGTCGGTCCTCGTCGAAAAGGTCCACCGCAATCCCACGACCGGGATCGACTGGTCGCTCAAGCACAGGCGCAAGCGCGATCGTTCGGTCACCTGGACCAAGATCGGGGCGCTGTGGATCACCTGGGCCATCATCGCCGCGCTTTATTGCCTGGGGCGCTGGTACTGGACCGACAATTACGCGTTCGCGCTCGACGTGCTGGCAACCGCGATCGCGCCGATGGTGGCGCTGTCCGTGCCTTACGTGATGTGGCTCGACCGGGTGATGATTGAGCCGCGCGACCACAGTTGGCATTTCGGCGCCATGCTGATGGGCCAGCTGGGTTGGGACCCCGAGCAGGTGAAGAAGCACTGGCGCGCCTGGATCATCAAGGGGTTCTTCGGTGCCTTCATGCTCTCGATCGTGCCGGGCGGCTTCGCCCATGTGGTGAATGCCGATGTGATGACAATCGCCGGCAATCCGGTCGCGCTGGGTGTCATGACGATCGAGCTGCTGTTCCTGATCGACGTGCAGATCGGGACGGTCGGCTATCTCGTCACCATGCGTCCGCTCGACGCCCATATCCGCAGCGGGAATCCTTTCGTCGCAGGATGGGTGGCGGCGCTCGTCTGTTACCCCCCTTTCGTCTGGGGCATCATCGGCAACGGGCTGGTGTTCAATTACGAACAAAACACGCGCGACTGGGGCTACTGGTTCTCGGGGCACGAAACGCTGCTCTGGGTCTGGGCGGGCTGGCTGGTCGTTCTGACGGGCATCTACGCCTGGGCGACAGTGGCGTTCGGCATCCGCTTTTCCAACCTTACCTATCGCGGCGTGATCACCAATGGGCCCTACGCCTTCACGCGCCATCCCGCCTATCTGTCGAAGAATCTGTTCTGGTGGTGCTCAGTTCTGCCGTTTCTCGTCACCAGCGGCAGCTATGTCGAGATGATCCGCAACAGCTTTTTCCTGCTGCTGGTGAACGGCATCTATTTCTGGCGCGCCAAGACCGAGGAAGCGCACCTGCTGCTGGAGGATGCGCGGTATCGCGAATACCACGCGTGGATGGGCCGCCATGGCTTGATCACCGCACCGCTCGAACGGTTGTATCGGGCGGTGCTTCCCCAGCCAGCCCCCGCATCGGAGCCGATCGGGTAG
- a CDS encoding glutamate--cysteine ligase, producing the protein MSTRDTSAAEDPIIESRDQLVAPMQLGEKPKENWRIGTEHEKLVYHRSDHRAPSYDEAGGIRDILLSLQRFGWEPVEEGGKVIAMRGSDGTVSLEPAGQLELSGAPLENLHDTCAETGRHLAQVKEVGEACGVGFLGLGMWPDKTREDLPVMPKGRYEIMMRHMPRVGSLGLDMMLRTCTIQVNLDYSSEPDMVQKFRTGLALQPLATALFANSPFTEGKPNGYLSYRSHIWSDTDPHRTGMLPFVFEDGFGYERWVDYMLDVPMYFVFRDGKYIDAAGHSFRDFLDGKLAVLPGEKPTQSDWWDHLSTAFPEVRLKSFLEMRGADGGPWSRICALPAFWVGLLYDQGALDAAWDLVKNWNMEEREELRNAVPRLALDAPLPGGGKLLDLAGEVLRIARSGLNVRARLNSSGDNETGFLETLDEIVASGEVPAQKLLRKFHGEWNGDIDRVYKYSF; encoded by the coding sequence CGGCAGCCGAAGATCCGATCATCGAGAGCCGCGACCAGCTGGTCGCTCCGATGCAGCTTGGCGAAAAACCGAAGGAAAACTGGCGCATCGGTACCGAGCACGAGAAGCTCGTCTATCACCGCAGCGACCACCGCGCGCCCTCCTACGACGAGGCCGGAGGAATACGCGACATCCTGCTCAGCCTGCAGCGTTTCGGCTGGGAGCCGGTCGAGGAAGGCGGCAAGGTCATCGCCATGCGCGGGAGCGACGGGACGGTGAGCCTCGAGCCTGCCGGCCAGCTCGAACTGTCCGGGGCCCCGCTCGAGAACCTGCACGATACCTGCGCCGAGACCGGCCGCCATCTCGCCCAGGTGAAGGAAGTGGGTGAAGCCTGCGGGGTCGGCTTCCTCGGCCTCGGCATGTGGCCCGACAAGACCCGCGAGGATCTGCCAGTCATGCCCAAGGGCCGCTACGAGATCATGATGCGCCACATGCCGCGCGTCGGCAGCCTCGGGCTCGACATGATGCTGCGGACCTGCACCATTCAGGTCAATCTCGACTATTCCTCCGAGCCGGACATGGTGCAGAAGTTCCGCACCGGGCTGGCGCTGCAACCGCTTGCGACCGCTCTGTTCGCGAACTCGCCCTTCACCGAGGGCAAGCCCAACGGCTACCTCTCCTATCGCAGCCACATCTGGTCGGACACCGACCCGCACCGCACCGGAATGCTGCCCTTCGTGTTCGAGGACGGCTTCGGCTACGAACGCTGGGTCGACTACATGCTCGACGTGCCGATGTACTTCGTCTTCCGCGACGGGAAGTACATCGACGCGGCAGGGCACAGCTTCCGCGACTTTCTCGACGGAAAGCTCGCAGTCCTGCCCGGCGAGAAGCCGACGCAGAGCGACTGGTGGGATCACCTGTCGACCGCCTTTCCTGAAGTCCGGCTCAAGAGCTTCCTCGAAATGCGCGGCGCCGATGGCGGACCGTGGAGCCGGATCTGCGCTCTGCCCGCCTTCTGGGTCGGCCTGCTCTACGATCAGGGTGCGCTCGACGCCGCGTGGGATCTGGTCAAGAACTGGAACATGGAGGAGCGCGAGGAGCTGCGGAACGCGGTGCCAAGGCTCGCGCTCGACGCGCCGCTGCCCGGCGGCGGCAAGCTGCTCGATCTGGCGGGCGAGGTGCTGCGGATCGCACGATCAGGCCTTAATGTCCGCGCCCGGCTGAATTCCTCGGGCGACAACGAAACCGGCTTCCTCGAAACGCTCGACGAGATCGTCGCCAGCGGCGAGGTTCCGGCGCAGAAACTGCTGCGCAAGTTTCATGGCGAGTGGAACGGCGACATCGATCGGGTCTACAAATACAGCTTTTGA